One window of Sphingobacteriales bacterium genomic DNA carries:
- a CDS encoding carboxypeptidase regulatory-like domain-containing protein: MRKFLFLLAFFLFGSVLAFAQQSGEIQGKVTDKDTGEPIPFANVSLVVNGTMQGAQSDFDGFYSIKPLPAGSYTVKISYVGYQGKQYDGVVVYADRITFLDVQISQESELLKTVEVVSYKVPLLEADKTSTGQTVTKEQIMKMPTRNVASIASQTAGVFQSDEGGGLNVKGQRSESTDYYIDGIKVRGSAAVPAQSIEQLTVITGGLPARFGDATGGIVNITTRGPSQFWSGGIELVSSKFLEPYGYYLGNFSLSGPLLKKGKGTPSERPILGLFLSGEYLHEDDDRPSAVGIWQTKDDVLDNIRENPLELSSTAGGFLKSTDLTRIDGFEQVDVRPNVKKDEITGAAKLDFQPVQNINITFGGTANYSVGGTDGLNMDVIRRYELFNPHHIPTQNQQTYRGYARLTQRFNNARTAEDAKPSAFSNAYYSLQFDFTKNYSVFQDPVFEDRLFDYGYAGSFSTYRAPVYGYTTLERDGISITGLEFQGLADTLVTYQPGGVNTDKDNHNMQYFALAGSDKTNYYTNLVQLSLNGGIRNGNVPASLNSAYNLWYTPGTPYGGYQKDENDQARIVFNGSIDIKRPGASDRNKHAIEFGFEYEQRVDRSHDVFPMGLWNLMFERNARFGRDIIRDLDNPILIINGQQIPFSEYDGVSHVFNPYTDTITYNLIRAEQSYFDRKFRERFGYGSMGIINIDEVNPDQLSLDLFSPDELFNNGNNYVAYYGYDYLGNKLTSQPAFEDFWKARNEEEDIFTRPIGAFRPIYMAGFIQDKFAFRDLIFNVGVRVDRFDANQKVPKDLYSPLYATRKAGEVSNLGTHPSTIGDDFVVYVDNEVNPSKILGYRDGSQWYDLTGAAVNDPRVLVSGGGTVNPYLAAPLTDNPKGDVKNTNYDPNLAFEDYKPQITVMPRVAFSFEISDEAIFFAHYDILSQRPQARLFTTPYDYYFFAENAIGGLFNNPNLRPERTVDYQIGFKQKVSSTSAITISAFYRELKDMIQVINVPFAYPSPYNTFGNIDFGTVKGLEFSFDLRRTGNIQLSANYTLQFADATGSGVTSQAALIDFGVPNLRTINPVSYDARHMLNMNVDYRYGNGKDYNGPKLFGKDILANTGLNLIFRARSGTPYSRQANPTPSVQFGVRSQSQLDGSINGSRLPFSFRVDARLERDIPLKFGRKQGRSDKNINIYILVQNLLDADNVIGVYGFTGTADDDGYINSAAGQEVVKGQVDPTAFSDQYTMKVNDPGNFSLPRRARLGVMFNF; encoded by the coding sequence ATGAGAAAATTTTTATTCTTGTTAGCTTTCTTTTTATTTGGCTCGGTGCTTGCCTTTGCACAACAGTCGGGTGAAATTCAAGGAAAAGTTACCGATAAGGATACAGGCGAACCCATTCCGTTTGCAAACGTATCATTAGTAGTAAACGGTACCATGCAGGGCGCACAATCAGATTTTGATGGATTTTATTCTATAAAACCACTACCGGCAGGTAGTTATACCGTCAAAATTTCGTATGTTGGCTATCAGGGAAAACAATATGATGGCGTGGTCGTCTATGCAGACCGGATTACCTTTCTCGATGTCCAGATTAGTCAGGAGTCAGAGCTGCTGAAAACGGTAGAAGTGGTTTCTTACAAAGTTCCATTGCTTGAAGCCGACAAAACCTCTACCGGACAAACCGTAACCAAGGAGCAAATTATGAAGATGCCTACACGTAATGTTGCATCCATAGCTTCTCAAACTGCGGGAGTTTTTCAATCTGATGAAGGAGGAGGATTAAATGTAAAAGGTCAACGATCTGAGTCAACAGACTACTATATAGATGGTATCAAAGTACGGGGTAGTGCTGCTGTTCCTGCTCAATCCATAGAACAATTGACCGTAATTACCGGCGGATTACCCGCTCGTTTTGGAGATGCCACCGGAGGTATTGTAAATATCACAACCCGAGGACCCTCTCAGTTTTGGTCTGGCGGCATCGAGTTAGTTTCCTCAAAATTTCTTGAACCTTATGGATATTACCTCGGCAATTTTAGTCTTTCGGGTCCTCTGCTCAAAAAAGGTAAAGGTACTCCTTCTGAAAGGCCAATTTTAGGGTTATTTCTTTCAGGTGAATATTTGCATGAAGATGATGACAGACCATCTGCTGTTGGAATTTGGCAAACCAAAGACGATGTGTTAGACAATATCAGAGAAAATCCGCTTGAACTTTCTTCAACAGCCGGTGGATTTTTAAAAAGCACTGATTTAACCAGAATCGACGGATTTGAACAAGTAGATGTTCGTCCGAATGTTAAAAAAGACGAAATTACAGGTGCTGCTAAATTAGACTTTCAACCGGTTCAAAACATTAACATTACATTCGGAGGTACTGCCAACTATTCTGTTGGAGGAACTGATGGCTTAAACATGGATGTTATTCGCCGGTATGAATTGTTTAATCCGCACCATATACCAACACAGAACCAGCAGACCTATCGCGGATATGCCCGTTTGACTCAGCGGTTCAACAATGCCCGAACTGCAGAAGATGCCAAACCATCTGCATTTTCAAATGCTTATTATTCTTTACAATTTGACTTTACCAAAAATTACAGCGTTTTTCAGGATCCGGTTTTTGAAGATCGTCTGTTCGACTATGGCTATGCCGGTAGTTTTTCAACTTATCGGGCACCTGTTTACGGTTATACAACGCTTGAAAGAGATGGCATATCAATTACAGGACTTGAATTTCAAGGTTTAGCAGATACTTTGGTTACCTATCAGCCGGGTGGTGTTAATACAGACAAAGACAACCACAATATGCAATATTTTGCTTTGGCTGGCTCTGATAAAACCAACTATTACACCAATCTTGTTCAATTATCTCTAAATGGGGGTATCCGCAATGGTAATGTACCTGCTTCTTTAAATTCTGCCTATAATTTATGGTACACTCCCGGAACACCTTATGGCGGATATCAAAAAGACGAAAACGATCAGGCGAGAATCGTGTTTAATGGCTCTATTGATATTAAACGGCCCGGTGCTTCAGACAGAAACAAACACGCTATTGAATTTGGTTTTGAATATGAGCAGAGGGTTGACCGTTCTCACGATGTTTTCCCGATGGGGTTGTGGAACCTCATGTTTGAAAGAAATGCAAGATTTGGACGCGATATTATCCGGGATTTAGACAACCCTATTTTAATTATCAACGGACAACAAATCCCATTTTCTGAATATGATGGCGTAAGCCACGTATTTAACCCCTATACCGATACCATTACCTATAATCTGATAAGAGCTGAACAATCCTATTTTGACCGCAAATTCAGAGAACGTTTCGGTTATGGATCAATGGGTATCATTAATATTGACGAAGTAAATCCTGACCAGTTGTCTCTCGATTTATTTTCTCCTGATGAGTTATTTAATAATGGTAACAACTATGTCGCCTATTATGGTTATGATTATTTAGGAAACAAGTTAACCAGCCAACCTGCATTTGAAGATTTCTGGAAAGCAAGAAATGAAGAGGAAGATATCTTTACCCGACCAATTGGCGCTTTCCGTCCTATATATATGGCCGGATTCATTCAAGATAAATTTGCATTCAGAGACCTGATTTTTAATGTCGGTGTTCGGGTTGACCGGTTTGATGCCAATCAAAAAGTGCCGAAAGACTTATATTCCCCGCTTTATGCAACCCGCAAAGCAGGTGAGGTGAGCAACTTAGGAACTCACCCTTCAACAATCGGAGACGACTTTGTTGTTTATGTGGACAACGAAGTAAATCCCAGCAAAATCTTAGGTTACAGGGATGGCTCTCAATGGTATGATTTAACCGGTGCTGCAGTTAATGACCCACGCGTTTTGGTTTCAGGTGGCGGAACTGTTAATCCTTACTTAGCTGCACCACTAACCGATAACCCAAAAGGCGATGTTAAAAACACAAACTACGACCCCAATTTAGCTTTTGAAGATTACAAACCTCAGATTACAGTAATGCCGAGGGTTGCTTTCTCATTTGAAATCTCAGATGAAGCTATTTTCTTTGCACATTACGACATCTTGTCTCAAAGACCACAAGCACGTTTGTTCACTACACCTTATGACTATTATTTCTTTGCAGAAAATGCAATCGGTGGTTTGTTTAACAACCCAAACCTTCGTCCCGAACGTACCGTTGACTATCAAATAGGATTTAAACAAAAAGTAAGCAGTACTTCTGCAATTACTATCTCTGCTTTTTACCGTGAACTAAAAGATATGATTCAGGTCATTAACGTGCCATTTGCATATCCTAGCCCTTACAATACTTTTGGAAACATAGACTTTGGTACTGTAAAAGGACTCGAATTTTCTTTTGACCTCAGACGTACTGGAAACATTCAACTTTCAGCAAACTATACCCTTCAGTTTGCAGATGCAACCGGTTCCGGAGTAACCTCACAAGCAGCACTTATAGATTTTGGTGTACCAAACTTGCGTACCATAAATCCTGTAAGTTATGATGCCCGTCACATGTTAAACATGAATGTGGATTATCGCTATGGAAACGGAAAAGACTATAATGGTCCTAAATTGTTTGGAAAGGATATCTTAGCCAATACCGGTTTGAACCTGATTTTCCGTGCCCGTTCAGGCACACCTTATTCACGACAAGCTAACCCAACCCCATCGGTTCAGTTTGGTGTTCGTTCACAAAGCCAGTTAGACGGCTCTATCAATGGCTCCCGGTTGCCCTTCAGTTTCCGTGTAGATGCCCGTTTAGAGCGCGATATTCCATTGAAATTTGGACGCAAACAAGGACGTTCAGACAAAAACATCAATATCTATATATTGGTACAAAACCTGCTTGATGCAGACAATGTCATCGGAGTTTATGGCTTTACAGGCACAGCAGATGATGATGGATATATCAATTCTGCTGCAGGGCAAGAAGTTGTTAAGGGACAAGTTGACCCAACTGCTTTTTCAGACCAATATACTATGAAGGTAAACGACCCGGGCAACTTCAGTTTGCCTCGCCGCGCACGTTTGGGTGTAATGTTTAATTTCTAA
- a CDS encoding hydroxyacid dehydrogenase — protein sequence MKGKVLITEVVHPVLKTELTGFGFTCNHFEKITYEEVQQIIGDYTGLVVRSKIKADRQLIDKGKTLKFIARTGSGMELIDVPFASQKGITCFNSPEGNRDSVAEHATGMVLSLLHNINKSHAELKNGIWSRIENTGSELSGKTVGIIGFGNTGSAFAKRMKAFEVNILAYDKYKFGFSEHGVKECNLNQIFELAEIVSLHIPLTNETHAMINSNFISQFKRPIYLVNTSRGGIAKTDDLLTALQKGQLKGLAIDVFENEDLNTYQHEDYRLLVELGKCKNVIMTPHIAGVTHESTYKIAYVLAKKIIEHYTVSNNC from the coding sequence ATGAAAGGCAAAGTGCTCATTACCGAAGTGGTTCACCCAGTTTTGAAGACAGAACTTACCGGATTTGGCTTTACTTGCAATCATTTTGAAAAGATAACTTATGAAGAAGTCCAGCAAATTATAGGCGATTATACAGGGCTTGTAGTCCGAAGCAAAATCAAAGCCGACAGACAGTTAATTGACAAAGGAAAAACGCTGAAATTTATTGCACGAACAGGTTCGGGCATGGAATTGATAGATGTCCCGTTTGCTTCACAAAAAGGTATCACCTGTTTTAACTCACCGGAGGGAAACCGGGACTCAGTTGCAGAACATGCAACCGGAATGGTGTTATCACTTTTGCACAATATTAACAAGTCGCATGCCGAATTGAAAAATGGAATTTGGAGCAGAATTGAAAACACAGGCAGCGAATTATCAGGTAAAACAGTGGGAATAATTGGGTTTGGCAATACCGGAAGCGCATTTGCAAAGCGAATGAAAGCATTTGAAGTAAACATTCTGGCTTATGATAAATATAAGTTCGGATTTTCAGAGCATGGTGTCAAGGAATGTAATTTGAACCAAATTTTTGAACTAGCAGAAATAGTCAGCTTGCACATACCCCTTACAAATGAAACCCATGCAATGATAAACAGTAATTTTATTTCGCAATTTAAACGTCCGATATACTTAGTTAATACTTCAAGAGGAGGGATTGCCAAAACCGATGATTTACTAACAGCCTTACAAAAAGGACAACTAAAAGGGTTAGCAATAGATGTATTTGAAAATGAAGACCTGAATACCTATCAACATGAAGATTACAGGTTGCTTGTAGAGTTAGGAAAGTGTAAGAATGTTATTATGACCCCTCATATAGCAGGAGTTACCCATGAATCGACCTATAAAATAGCATACGTTCTTGCTAAGAAAATAATTGAACATTATACTGTCTCCAATAACTGTTAA
- a CDS encoding T9SS type A sorting domain-containing protein gives MFTTFGGGPYYEIYEVTVEPCLIPDTLYYDLCLGNSIQLIPPDYPDIPETTFEWTPADGLSCTDCPEPMASPADTILYTFTATDWATGQIVATSLHWVYVDVCESQNDVKASPQLIVYPNPTQSDDLFIRLPQEIVGSLTLTIFDLYGRQIYLEERVNLSETINVKVNNMPSGLYFLQIQNEFSILSASFIKQ, from the coding sequence ATGTTTACCACTTTCGGTGGTGGTCCATATTATGAAATTTATGAAGTAACCGTAGAGCCTTGTCTGATTCCCGATACTTTGTATTACGATTTATGTTTAGGAAACAGCATACAACTAATACCTCCTGACTATCCCGATATCCCGGAAACAACTTTTGAATGGACTCCTGCAGATGGGTTGAGTTGCACTGACTGTCCCGAACCAATGGCATCCCCTGCAGATACTATCCTTTATACATTTACAGCAACAGATTGGGCAACAGGTCAGATAGTCGCCACATCTTTACATTGGGTCTATGTAGATGTTTGCGAATCTCAGAATGATGTAAAGGCATCTCCTCAACTCATAGTTTATCCCAACCCTACTCAGTCCGATGATCTGTTTATCAGACTGCCTCAGGAAATTGTCGGCTCACTGACCTTAACCATATTTGATCTGTATGGAAGACAAATTTATTTAGAGGAACGGGTAAACCTTTCGGAAACAATTAACGTCAAAGTAAACAATATGCCTTCAGGGTTGTATTTCTTACAAATTCAAAATGAATTCAGCATTTTAAGCGCATCTTTTATTAAGCAATAA